The Pseudomonas sp. Marseille-Q3773 DNA window GCCACCGAAGCAGAAGCCGAACGTGGCCACCTTACCCGGCTCCAGCAGTGCCTTCGACTGCCCCAGCAGTTGGGCCAGGGCTTCCTGCATGCGCTTGCGCAATTCGCCACGGTCGTTCTTCAGCGGCATCATGGCCGCACCCGCCTCGTCGGCATTGGACGGGCGCAACGACTGCCCGTACAGGTCGGCAATCAGCACCACATAGCCCTTCTCGGCGACTTCCTTGGCGATGCGCTCGGCCCCTTCGCCAATGCCCATCCAGTTCGGCGCCATCACCAGGCCCGGGCGGCCGAGCGCACCCGGCTCATACACCAGGCGGCTTTCGTAGGTCTTGCCGGAGAGGTGGTAGACCAGCGATTCGACGATTACTTTGCTCATCAAACACTCCTTTGCCACTCATGATCACAATGCCCGCCATGAAAAAAGCCCGCCGAAGCGGGCTTTTCATCCATCAACTCAAGCAGACAGCTCGACCAGCAGCTTGTTCAGGCGACGAACGTAAGCCGCCGGGTCCTTCAGGCTGTCACCGGCCGCCAGGGCCGCCTGATCGAACAAGATATGCGACAGCTCGGCGAAGCGGTCTTCGCTCTGCTCGTTGTCCAGCTTCTCGATCAGCGGGTGGGTCGGGTTGAACTCGAAGATCGGCTTGGACTCCGGCACCTTCTGCCCGCTGGCTTCGAGGATCTGGCGCATCTGCAGGCCCAGGTCCTGCTCACCGATGGCAAGAATCGCCGGCGAGTCGGTCAGGCGGTGCGACACGCGAACTTCGGCCACGCTGTCACCCAGTGCGCCCTTCAGGCGCTCGACCAGGCCTTCCTTCTCCTTGGCGACTTCTTCCTGAGCTTTCTTGTCCTCTTCCGAATCCAGCTTGCCCAGGTCCAGGTCGCCGCGGGCGACGTCGACGAAGGCCTTGCCGTCGAACTCGTTGAGGTAGCTCATCAGCCACTCGTCGATGCGGTCGGTCAGCAGCAGCACTTCGATGCCTTTCTTGCGGAAGACTTCCAGGTGCGGACTGTTCTTGACCTGGGCGTACGACTCGCCGGTCAGGTAGTAGATCTTGTCCTGGCCTTCCTTGGCACGGGCCAGGTAGTCGGCCAGGGCAACGCTCTGCTCGCCGCTGTCGTCCTGGGTGGAGGCGAAGCGCAGCAGGCCGGCAATTTTCTCCTTGTTGGCGAAGTCCTCGGCCGGGCCTTCCTTCAGCACCTGGCCGAAGTTTTTCCAGAAGCCCTTGTACTGCTCGGGTTCGTTCTTGGCCAGTTTCTCCAGCATGTCCAGCACGCGCTTGGTCAGCGCGGTCTTCATCGAGTCGATGATCGGGTCTTTCTGCAGGATTTCCCGCGACACGTTGAGCGACAGGTCGTTGGAATCGACCACGCCCTTGATGAAGCGCAGGTACAGCGGCAGGAACGACTCGGCCTGGTCCATGATGAACACGCGCTGGACGTACAGCTTCAGGCCGCGTGGCGCTTCTCGCTGGTACAGGTCGAACGGCGCGCGGGCCGGCACGTACAGCAACGAGTTGTATTCGAGCTTGCCTTCGACCTTGTTGTGGCTCCAGGCCAGCGGGTTCTCGAAGTCGTGGCCGATGTGCTTGTAGAACTCCTGGTACTCCTCGTCCTTGATCTCGGTACGCGGGCGGGTCCACAGGGCGCTGGCACGGTTGACGGTTTCCCATTCCTGGGCCGGCTGCTCCTCGCCTTCGGCGGCAGCCTGCTCCTTCGGCAGCTGGATCGGCAGGGCAATGTGGTCGGAATATTTCTTGACCACGTTGCGCAGGCGCCAGCCATCGGCGAACTCCTGCTCGCCCTTCTTCAGGTGCAGGACAATGCGGGTACCGCGCTGCGGCTTGTCGACGGTGGCGACTTCGAACTCGCCCTCGCCCTTCGACGACCAGTGCACACCTTCGGCGGCCGGCAGGCCAGCGCGGCGGCTGTACACGTCGACCTTGTCGGCGACGATGAAAGCGGAGTAGAAGCCCACACCGAACTGACCGATCAGGTGCGAGTCCTTCTTCTGGTCACCGGTGAGGTTCTTCATGAAGTCGGCGGTGCCGGACTTGGCGATGGTGCCCAGGTGGGCGATGACGTCTTCGCGGCTCATGCCGATGCCGTTGTCCTCGAGGGTCACGGTACCGGCGTCCTTGTCGAAGCTCAGGCGAATCTTCAGGTCGGCGTCGTCCTCGAACAGCTCTGGCTTGGCCAGGGCCTCGAAACGCAGCTTGTCGGCGGCGTCGGAGGCGTTGGAGATCAATTCACGCAGGAAGATCTCCTTGTTCGAATACAAGGAATGGATCATGAGGTGCAGCAGCTGCTTCACCTCGGTCTGGAAGCCCAGCGTTTCTTTTTGAGTCTCCACACTCATGGTCTTCAAAACTCCGATCTGATGGCAGTTGGCGCCGGCGGCCGGTTCGGCCTGCGTTGACGGCGGATGTCATGCAGATGGGGGCTGCCCGGATGATTTCAAGGGCATTTCCGGTTCGATCTTGAAATGCGCGCGGGCGGTGGCAATCGGCGCCTGCCGGTCGCCCTGCCAGGCGGTGATCGCCACATTGGTTACCCGCCGCCCCTGGCGCCATAGCTGGCACTGGGCATAGGTATCGCGAAAGTGCCCGGCGCGCAGGTAGTCGATGGAGAAGTCGATGATCTTCGGAATGCTCGCGCTCTCGCTGTAGATCAGCAGATAAAGCGCTGCCGACAATTCCATGAAGCCTGCAATCACCCCGCCGTGGATGGCGGGCAGCAGCGGGTTGCCGATATTGTTCTGGTTGGCCGGCAGGCGGAACAGCAGATCATCACCCTGGCGTTCGCATTCGATGCCGATCAGGCTGGCGTAAGGAATCAGCGCCAGTAAAGGCCGGTAATCGCCAACCGCGTGGGCGGCGTTGAGCTGCTGGCGAACCGCGTGCGGAATCATGCGCCACCCTCCTTCAGTCTATTGCCGAAACGGATGCCACCTTTGACCTGCTGACCCAGACGCATGAACGTACCCACTACCTGGCAGATCGGTTGCGCCGGGTCGTCCTGGTAGGCCGTGCCCCGGGTGAAGATTACGTCGCGGGTTACCCGATAGCACTGGGCGTGACCGTAGATGGCCTTGCCGGCTTCGGCCGGGTGCATGTAGTCGATGCGCAGGTCCAGGGTCGGGCACACTTCGAAACGCGGTAGCACGCATAAGGTGGCCATGCCGCAGGTGGTGTCCATCAGCGTGGTCAGCGCGCCGCCGTGCACGGCACCGGTTTGCGGGTTGCCGACAATGGCCGGCGACCAGGGCAGGACCAGGGTCATGCCATCGGCATCGGCCTGGGCCACGCGCATCTGCAATAGCTGACAATGTTGCAGCGCCGAGAGAAAACGCTCGGCCATGGCCTTCAAGGTTGCATCGCTCATAGGCTGTTACCACCCACATTGCCACTGCGGCATAAATTCGTTAAAAAGTCTATATAGAAGAGGATGTTATATATGTGTAACCTTCGCGGAACTTATTCCGCGTAGTTGGACTCGAAGGAACAAGTCACTTATTCCACCAAGGAGAAACACCCCCATGCGTAAACCTTTTGCTTTTGCTCTGATGCTGGCCGCTGCCATGGGCCTGGCTGCTTGCGATAAAGCGAGCGAAGACAAAGCCCAGGACGCACAGCAACACGCCGAGCAAGCCCAGGAAAAAGCGGGCGAAGCTCAGGATAAAATGAACGAGGCTGCCAAGGAAAACGCCGAAGCCGCCAAAGATCAGGCCGAAGCCGAGCAGAAGGCTGCCGAAGAAGCCGCTCCGGCTACTCCGGCTCCGGAAGCTGCGCCAGCC harbors:
- a CDS encoding dienelactone hydrolase family protein; protein product: MSKVIVESLVYHLSGKTYESRLVYEPGALGRPGLVMAPNWMGIGEGAERIAKEVAEKGYVVLIADLYGQSLRPSNADEAGAAMMPLKNDRGELRKRMQEALAQLLGQSKALLEPGKVATFGFCFGGCCALELARSGVDLRAAVSFHGTLDTPDPADAKRIKGSVLVLHGASDPLVPKEQLPAFEDEMNAAKVDWQLLSYGGAVHSFTDPSANVPGKMQYDRRTSERAFRAMHNLLAEVFQR
- the htpG gene encoding molecular chaperone HtpG, whose protein sequence is MSVETQKETLGFQTEVKQLLHLMIHSLYSNKEIFLRELISNASDAADKLRFEALAKPELFEDDADLKIRLSFDKDAGTVTLEDNGIGMSREDVIAHLGTIAKSGTADFMKNLTGDQKKDSHLIGQFGVGFYSAFIVADKVDVYSRRAGLPAAEGVHWSSKGEGEFEVATVDKPQRGTRIVLHLKKGEQEFADGWRLRNVVKKYSDHIALPIQLPKEQAAAEGEEQPAQEWETVNRASALWTRPRTEIKDEEYQEFYKHIGHDFENPLAWSHNKVEGKLEYNSLLYVPARAPFDLYQREAPRGLKLYVQRVFIMDQAESFLPLYLRFIKGVVDSNDLSLNVSREILQKDPIIDSMKTALTKRVLDMLEKLAKNEPEQYKGFWKNFGQVLKEGPAEDFANKEKIAGLLRFASTQDDSGEQSVALADYLARAKEGQDKIYYLTGESYAQVKNSPHLEVFRKKGIEVLLLTDRIDEWLMSYLNEFDGKAFVDVARGDLDLGKLDSEEDKKAQEEVAKEKEGLVERLKGALGDSVAEVRVSHRLTDSPAILAIGEQDLGLQMRQILEASGQKVPESKPIFEFNPTHPLIEKLDNEQSEDRFAELSHILFDQAALAAGDSLKDPAAYVRRLNKLLVELSA
- a CDS encoding PaaI family thioesterase — its product is MIPHAVRQQLNAAHAVGDYRPLLALIPYASLIGIECERQGDDLLFRLPANQNNIGNPLLPAIHGGVIAGFMELSAALYLLIYSESASIPKIIDFSIDYLRAGHFRDTYAQCQLWRQGRRVTNVAITAWQGDRQAPIATARAHFKIEPEMPLKSSGQPPSA
- a CDS encoding PaaI family thioesterase, producing the protein MSDATLKAMAERFLSALQHCQLLQMRVAQADADGMTLVLPWSPAIVGNPQTGAVHGGALTTLMDTTCGMATLCVLPRFEVCPTLDLRIDYMHPAEAGKAIYGHAQCYRVTRDVIFTRGTAYQDDPAQPICQVVGTFMRLGQQVKGGIRFGNRLKEGGA